The Methylobacterium sp. PvR107 genome contains a region encoding:
- a CDS encoding phytoene desaturase family protein, translated as MSQDSTVAVIGSGLGGLAAACVAAARGHRVTVYDKNGWLGGKAAVLHEGGFRFDMGPTILTVPRVLERIFSEAGRSVHDYMDLRRLDPQWRCFFDDGTHIDLMQDVERMAGDMERFAPGTGEGYKKFISISEHLHGVSERFFFWKPVEDLFDTINIRANLNPGTLRDVLSLRMHASVASTIRGKVKDARLAQMLDHFVQYVGSSPYGAPAVLCAIAHMQTADGVWYPMGGTRAVAEGLAKLAQELGATCKTDTEVTGIETANGAVRGVRTAAGVTPFDAVISNMDSVRTYRELVGGEAAKVYAKKNPEPACSGVVLYLGLNKRYEHLNHHDFVFSRDPEEEFDYIYNKGEPAPDPTAYLAAPSSTDPSVAPDGGEALYVLVHTPYLRPHHDWRPDGPLFQNYRRTILDKLKRTGGMPDLEERIVVERHLTPQDIHERYKVLNGAIYGLASHGRVMGAFKPGNRSRQVRGLYLAGGAAHPGPGMPMVMMSGWIAADAHDQDARGALRETA; from the coding sequence GCCGTCATCGGCAGCGGACTCGGCGGACTCGCGGCCGCGTGCGTCGCCGCCGCGCGGGGCCACCGCGTGACGGTCTACGACAAGAACGGCTGGCTCGGCGGCAAGGCGGCGGTGCTCCACGAAGGCGGCTTCCGCTTCGACATGGGCCCGACCATCCTGACGGTACCCCGGGTGCTGGAGCGGATTTTCTCCGAGGCCGGCCGCTCGGTCCACGACTACATGGACCTGCGTCGCCTCGATCCGCAATGGCGCTGCTTCTTCGACGACGGCACCCACATCGACCTGATGCAGGATGTCGAGCGCATGGCGGGCGACATGGAGCGCTTCGCCCCCGGCACCGGCGAGGGCTACAAGAAATTCATCTCTATCTCCGAGCATCTGCACGGCGTCTCAGAACGATTCTTCTTCTGGAAGCCGGTCGAGGACCTGTTCGACACGATCAACATCCGGGCCAACCTGAATCCCGGCACGCTGCGCGACGTGCTGTCGCTGCGCATGCACGCGTCCGTCGCCTCGACGATCCGCGGCAAGGTCAAGGATGCGCGGCTCGCGCAGATGCTCGACCACTTTGTGCAGTATGTCGGCTCCTCGCCCTACGGCGCGCCGGCGGTGCTCTGCGCCATCGCCCACATGCAGACCGCCGACGGGGTCTGGTACCCGATGGGCGGCACCCGCGCGGTGGCGGAGGGGCTGGCGAAGCTCGCCCAGGAACTCGGCGCCACCTGCAAGACCGACACCGAGGTGACCGGGATCGAGACCGCGAACGGCGCGGTGCGGGGCGTGCGCACCGCCGCGGGCGTCACGCCCTTCGACGCGGTGATCTCCAACATGGATTCGGTGCGCACCTACCGCGAGCTCGTCGGTGGCGAGGCCGCCAAGGTCTACGCCAAGAAGAACCCCGAGCCGGCCTGCTCGGGCGTGGTGCTCTATCTCGGGCTGAACAAGCGCTACGAGCACCTGAACCACCACGACTTCGTCTTCTCCCGCGACCCGGAAGAGGAGTTCGACTACATCTACAACAAGGGTGAGCCGGCCCCGGATCCGACCGCCTACCTCGCGGCCCCCTCCTCCACCGATCCGAGCGTGGCGCCTGACGGTGGCGAGGCGCTTTACGTCCTGGTGCACACGCCCTATCTGCGGCCGCACCATGACTGGCGCCCGGACGGGCCGCTGTTCCAGAACTATCGGCGAACGATCCTCGACAAGCTCAAGCGCACGGGCGGCATGCCGGACCTGGAGGAGCGCATCGTTGTCGAGCGCCACCTGACGCCGCAGGACATCCACGAGCGCTACAAGGTCCTGAACGGCGCGATCTACGGGCTCGCCTCGCACGGGCGGGTGATGGGGGCGTTCAAGCCCGGCAACCGCTCGCGCCAAGTGCGCGGCCTCTACCTGGCGGGTGGCGCCGCCCATCCGGGACCCGGCATGCCGATGGTGATGATG